acttatgatagttgtcttcatcaaaacatagtgttgtagaagctcgccttcacattctccccctttttgatgatgacaacctttgaaatatgaagtgtaatgTCCTTTATTAATTTACCacctttttgatcatatattttcatcatatattttcatacaagtgtttcatacttgaactttcactgaaactttttctacacattgttagaaaagtttctcattaatacataaacacttgagcactattatatcattgtaaattgtcttgcttgaaagagaagatcaatcttatagattgatatatgttcatcaactttatcactcaaatattttccagatttgttttgtaaattcttgctgtccaggattgttggaaacaagttagtagaaaggaaaggattgttttcttgttctacttggttggttgttcttgttgtccaggattgttggaagcaagaaagtcattaagggaggattgttctcttaatgtacttagtgaaaatccaagaggattgttcttggtggttttgttagaagattgtaggaggagtcttagtataggcttgtacaaagatctaacaatagtaaaatctctttcatgttgaaaggggactggagtactctcggattgtgaggggaaccagtatacatcattgtgttctttacttttccgcattttaccgctttcatcactattaccaagaaaagaaaagaaccatgcaaaaaccttcaaacacttaaccaaaaataagtacaagtattctaaaaccggataaatcttcaaaatcctaattcaccccccccccccctcttaggcgcactcttaaacttacaattggtatcagagcaggttataggtaacttgttcctaaagatccagaatggcttccgcaaatcaaaatccagtttttagagatggtggtagtaacaacaagcctccattattttgtggtgaatactttgacttttggaaaatccgaatgaaggctcacttagaagcacaaggagaagaagtatgggaagcagtccaaaatggtccctttgttcctacaactgttgtcgatggtgttgaatcaacaaagcttaaagtttcatggaatgatgatgatagaaAGAAGGTTCTTGCTTACAAAAAGgccatcaatcttcttcaaggtgctcttagtatggatgaatttttccgagtatcggcatgtacaatagcaaaggaaatatgggatactcttgtagaaactcatgaaggtaccaccgaagttaaaagatcaagactgaataccttaagtcaagaatacgaactgtttagaatgaagcccagagaaactattctcgaattgcaaaaacgattcgttcatttgacaaatcacttgaaggcacttggtaagaccctcactaccgaagaactaaatctaaaggtgcttagatctttaacaagagaatggcaaccgaaagtaacggcgatatctgagaaaaagaatctatcaaagatgacttatgcaaccttgttcggtaaacttcaagaatatgaaacagaactcggaagacttgaaacgcatgaaattcaaataaaagattcaaaagatattgccttgaagacaagagtcaagcatcatgatagcaatcaagaggatgaatccactagtgaggaagataatgagtttataaaaaagtttgaaaaatttctaagaaaagaaaggaaaaaggagatcattaaagaggaagcaccaacaaggaagattaaatgctttgaatgtggagaaagaggacatgtcaaaagtgaatgccctaaacttgaaaagaagaacaaatacttcaagaaaaataaggataaaaaatcaaagaaagcatatgtagcatgggatgacaatgaaataagttcatcttcagatgaagaacatgtgaatcttgcattggtggcaacacaccattctgatgatgaagacaatgaggttagtaatgaattttccctttttgataatgatgttcaaAGTGCTATAAATGAATtattgaatgaatgcaaaatcttGTATAAAACCGTaacaaggaagattaaatgctttgaatgtggagaaagaggacatgtcaaaagtgaatgccctaaacttgaaaagaagaacaaatacttcaagaaaaataaggataaaaaatcaaagaaagcatatgtagcatgggatgacaatgaaataagttcatcttcagatgaagaacatgtgaatcttgcattggtggcaacacaccattctgatgatgaagacaatgaggttagtaatgaattttccctttttgataatgatgttcaaAGTGCTATAAATGAATtattgaatgaatgcaaaatcttGTATAAAACCGTATCAACTCAAAAGAAACAAATCAAAACTCTTGAAGAGAAAATGGATATCATGCAGAAAGATTTTGATgttgaaaagaaacaatatgatgaacaaaaatatacatgtaataaatgtgaatcactttcttttcaaattgttcaattaaagagagtacttgaaaggtatgaaaaaggaaaaattgggttggaaggtgtccttaggcaacaaagattccctaatgataaaagtggtcttggatatgcaaagtctaacaaaccaagtactagtaaaactatttttgtgaaggcaagtgaacaattcaacaaattggataaagcacaaaaggttcatcatcatcctaaaaggtttcctaaaaagaaaccatatgttcctagatataaaaGTAACTTTgttcctacttgtttttattgtggtattgttggccatacacctaatgcttgctatgttagaaactttagtgtggcaagtggacattatgtgtgggttaaaaagggaactaactatgatggacccaaagcacattgggtaccaaatcaaacttgatttgttttgtaggtttgcttctGGACCACTTTAAATCTATGATGTTTTgataagtggtggttctaagcatttgatgggagacttaaactaactttcaaatctagttataaagtccaagggcgatttcacatatggagaataccttaaaggaagaattcttggcattgacAAAGTTGGAGCACTAATTTTCATATCAATTGAAGATGTACTTTAAgttgaaagactaaagcaaaatcttctaaacaaaagtcaactttgtgacaaaagcttcaaaataatattcaccaaagatgaatgtttgatgaagtcactcatgaggtaaaactcataggtaaagaattaattgtgttcatattttattttcaataatttatctttttcccatcctttttaataatgacaaagggggagaagatatttgtgtgtatgtgtatgcttgcttgtctctaacctttgcagccacaaagaagtaaaattctctctaaatcaagggagagctttgatcaaggggaagctatcaaatttagggggagcattcacatggTAGTCCTGATTTTGCTGAGCTTATGGCTGCTATTATGGCCATTGAAGAGGCTAAAAAAAGACAAATTTGTAACCTTTGGATTGAGACTGATTGTCTGCTAGTTGTGAATGCGTTTAAGAATTGCTTGCTTGTGCCTTGGAAGCTTCGAACTCGTTGGCTGGTGTGTTGGAATTACACGATAAACATCAATTTTTCGATAACACATATATagagaagccaatttttgtgTTGATTCCTTGGCTAATCTTGGTTTGTTTTATAAATCTTTTAAGTTATTTAGTTATGTTCATGAAGATATTCAAAGGGATTACTTGCTTGACAAGTTGGGTACCCCTAGGCAGAGTTTGTATCTAAGGGGTTTTTTGGTTTGGTCCCCCCCCTTGTGATCCTTGTAATTCTCTTTTTCGATTTATAATATCTtccttttgtttaaaaaaaatagaaatgagATTATAGGCTCCTAATTTTAAAGGGAAATTAAGGTTACATGTGATTTTAGATGGTTGATCCATGTAACTGTGACGGTGCATACAATCACAATGGACTTCCTGCAGCGTGTGGAGGTCTTTTTAGAGATCATAGAGGTAATTTTCTTTTGGCTTTTGCTGACACGGTTCCTTGGAGGTCCTCCTTTCTAGCCGAGTTTGTTGCTGTTGTTCGAGCTATGGAAATTGCGATGGAGAGAGGCTGGCATAGTCTGTGGATTGAAACAGATTCAGCTCTTGTTGTTCAGGCTTTCACCAATCCGGCTTTGGTCCCTTGGCAAGTGAAAGTTGCTTGGTTCTCTtgtataaatttttttgtttctaGGCAGATTTATATCTCTCATATTTATAGGGAGGGCAACTCTTGTGCTGATTATTTAGCAAACTTAGGTCTCAATGTTAGTTCCCTCAATTTTTTTGATTCCATTCCTTTGGGCATGAGGAAGGAATTTGTTCGTAATAGGCTAGGAATGCCTAACTATAGGTTCGCCTCTTGATGGGTTTTTTGTCAAACCCATCCTTTTTGTAATGTTTCCTTTTTAATATACAaggtttcattaaaaaaaaaaaaagaatatttaattTGAGATCTTGTTCATGAAAttatttatgatattttaaatatttcatttttataagaattggaaaaacgaaaaaactATATAGCTCAACTAGCCGGTCTACCCATGCAATGCaggataaattatattaaataaatattaaaaattatttatttaaaaattatttaaatatttcataatgattgtattttttataaaaatattaacaatgtaatagtttgaatttaattaaaaaataaataatatatttttaatataaaaaaaatgataaatatatattaacaaaaaGCCATATACTAATCTATCTTTACAAATAAACTAATCTTATATTACATAACTAATAGaaatcaaaattataaataaataagaattagATAAACCATGATTAacgagaaaaaaaaaagtaaatcaatgaaaaaaaaacataaataataaataaaaataaaaaagaataaaaaacaattaatataataactttaaattaataaatatcaataaaataaaaagaagttcaaaatcaatacctacaaaaaatcaagaattaacaaaaacatcaataaattaagaataacataacatattataacattgaataataaaattaaaattaaaaaataatgttaTAATTCTGCATCTTCCACAATccaatttcttcaacaaaaaatttacaaaaaaaatatatatatatttcataataATTCAACATTTATatctaagaaaataataattaaaaattaataaaggtAGATAAAATCCATCTTCTAATTCTCCATCCTACCAttcaacttcttcaacaaaattaaGAATGAACACACATTAATAAAATTAGAAGAACTTCAAATTTTATATCTACAAACAAATAATCAAAAATTAACAAAcgtcaataaattaaaaaaatgtaagatactacaatattgaataataaaaaaatttaaaaataagattATAACATTCATTTTCTCACCCTCAATCTTTCGTAATTCAACTTTTTCAATAATgttttccaaaaaatatattttgtaatgCTTGTAACTGGAAAAAAATCGACAAAATTAACAAACATTAATAAAGTTAGAAGAACATAAAAATGAGGGTTGTTGTATAAAGAGAATTAATATGGGAAAGTGAAAGGAGAAACTAATTTGAAAAAAgttctaaaaaaatttatttccTGATTCTTCAAAATTTGTATCTGCGAAAAAAATTAACAAACATTAATAAACTTAAAGGACTCCTTGTATAAAAAGATTTAATTCAACAAAATTAAGAATGAACAAAAAACAAAGGCTCTTGTATAAAGAGAGTTAATATGAAGGagtgaaaagaagaaagaaaaatagaagttgctataagtataaaagaaaattaattaatatgaaGAAGTGAAAAGAGAAATCTTTGGAAAAAAAACAGAAGTGACTATAAAtatgaattagggttttatgaGATGATGGATTAGAGAGGTTATTCTATTTTAATCTATAATTTATTTAGTAATAGGAGTTAATGGGTTAGTGGGGTtactcctttttatttttatattattttattaattatttggaaatttattaattttattattaatttttgttaatcTTATTGATTAATATGTGAAACAATTGTGTGAGAAATGTGTTAGCGGTGAGAGTGgatgaataaattttattattattaattatgattTAACACTTTTATTATGCTTGTTAATAATGGTGGTAACCGTATTCCTTAAGAAATGAATCTGAATTAATgctttatgtttatttattattattagtttcaatttaaaataaagagTTTCAATTtagttatattaattaattaatatgttaAATTATTGTATGAGAATCTGAGTATCACTTCCTTGAAGGAGTGGAATATGGCCATTATGGGAAAGCTTTTCTAAAATATCCAAGCTAAGGCAGACAAGTTATGGGTTAAATGGGTCAATGCATACTACTTAAAACAGCAAAATGCAATGGATTGGCAAAGTAAAAACTGCTCTTGGATTCTGGCTAGTGTGTTCAAGTGCAGGGACAGAATTAAGGGAACCAATACTTGGGGATCTGCTCTGACCAATGGCAAATACAACACAGTTGAGATTTATAATGATCTTCGTGGAAATAGAGAGCATGTTACTTGGAAGTATGTGTTGCATCGAAATTTTGCTAAACCTCTGGCCAAGTTTATTTTGTGGTTGAGCCTACTGGATCGATTAAGTATCAAGGATAGATTGTTGAAGCATGGAAGCAATGTTGATGCTGGCTGTATTTTTTGCAGGGACATGGAGACTCTTCATCACCTATTCTTTGAATGTCAAACAACTAACCTAATTTGGCGCTCAGTTCTCCACCATATTGGGTACAACAGGAACCCCAGAGGTTGGTCACAAGAGAAGATTTGGCTTAACAGTGAAACTAGAAAGAAAGGGTGGCATAGAGACTTGCTAAAGATTGCAATTGCAGAGTGTGTGTATGGTATTTGGCGACATCGCAATGGTGTAATTTTTAGCCAGACTCGTGGATCCTTATATTTGGAAGGCAATAGTTCATGATGTTCTTATTAGAGGTAGTTTCCAAAAGTCTATTAGGAGTCATGTAAATGTTGAAACTATGAGTATCTCTCTTTAATGGGCATGTTTAGTTTTGTGGATGCATAATGCATCACCTGGATCTTCGGATCGGTTGTAATTCACTGTTTTTGGCAATAAAAATAGTATTatctttattccaaaaaaaaaatgagTTAGTGgagataatttaattatattaattaattaatatgttaAATTATTGTATGAGAAATGAGTTAGTGAAGATAGtgtattaataaattttattattattaattttaatttaacattattattattaataattaattaagaggtgaattaataaaataaaataaataaacatatatgtATCAAATTACATAATTACCCTTAGTTTTGGCTAAAAAAAATCCTTAAGAGACTTAGGACTTTAATTAATAAGGTGCTCTAGGTTTTACAAAATGGGTGCTATACATGCAGGAAGATTGGATGAAAAATGCTAATGttttggaaaattaaaatatcGGTACATATTGCTTTTGACGTACAATCATATATTTTTCAATAGATATTCCATGTTCATCGTAATGAAATGTGCAGACTAACACAATCAATCATTTTGAGAAGAATGATTGATTCTAATTTGAGAAGTAtgctctcttttcttttctttttttcaggTATTGATTATTTTCTAGATCTTTACTAATTTGCTCTAATAGATTATTTGTTATTACATTTCAAGCCTAATATTTTTATATGTTAATTCAAAAACAAATCAGTCAATTTAGAATTCCGTCCATTTTTGTTGTCTGGAGTCCAAATCCTTTAGTCTAAATAGATACAACAAACTCTTATTATTGTTGAAAAACACACCATGgaaacaattttcacatagtgtaCTGGGGGTATGAGGTatttgagggtatattatgtgttgtaacaatttttatATAGTGTTATTCTTTAATTGTCTATTGATAACGGCCGTGGTTTTTTCTCCGGTTTTAgagtttccacgttaatctcttgtgttgtgattgtgttcctcttttttctctatgtttgttattttacCAACAACTAGTATCAGATCTGGGGATAAGTGTTCT
This region of Vicia villosa cultivar HV-30 ecotype Madison, WI unplaced genomic scaffold, Vvil1.0 ctg.002011F_1_1, whole genome shotgun sequence genomic DNA includes:
- the LOC131637497 gene encoding uncharacterized protein LOC131637497 — translated: MDWQSKNCSWILASVFKCRDRIKGTNTWGSALTNGKYNTVEIYNDLRGNREHVTWKYVLHRNFAKPLAKFILWLSLLDRLSIKDRLLKHGSNVDAGCIFCRDMETLHHLFFECQTTNLIWRSVLHHIGYNRNPRGWSQEKIWLNSETRKKGWHRDLLKIAIAECVYGIWRHRNGVIFSQTRGSLYLEGNSS